A genomic region of Mugil cephalus isolate CIBA_MC_2020 chromosome 5, CIBA_Mcephalus_1.1, whole genome shotgun sequence contains the following coding sequences:
- the LOC125007990 gene encoding tripartite motif-containing protein 16-like, whose protein sequence is MEQKAVQLDRETFSCSICLDLLKDPVSIHCGHNYCMNCIKSHWDEEDQKGIYSCPQCRTTFTPRPVLEKNTMLAELVEQLKKTGLQAAPGDHCYAGPEDVVCDVCTGRKRKAFKSCLNCPASYCEKHLQPHYDAAPLKKHKLMEPSKKLQENMCSRHDEVMKMFCRTDRQTICYLCSVDEHKGHDIVSAEAEKTERQKEVEVTVENILQGIEARRKDVELLRQEPKAIAHSADKTVEDSREIFTEMIHLLQKRSSDVEQLVRSQQKTEESRVKDVQEKLEQQITELERTGSELMQLLNTEDHSQFLHNYYSLPPSCESTHSSSIKIRPLRYFDDVKAAVTETREKLQDILRETWTDISLTVTEVDVLLSRPEPETRDEFLKYSCDITLDPNTANAELLLSKRNTKVTLKDEQQSYYDHPDRFTYWRQVLSRESLTGRCYWEVEWRGKGGRVYIAVAYKSISRAGRSDECKFGLNDKSWSLSCETNKFHHNKVETSISGSVCYRVGVYLNHRAGLLSFYSISETMTLLHRVQTRFTQPLYAGLRFHGSGSTAELI, encoded by the coding sequence atggaacagaaagcagttcagctggacagagaaaccttctcttgttccatctgtctggatctactGAAGGATCCTGTGTCTATTCACTGTGGACACaactactgcatgaactgtattaaaagccactgggatgaagaagaccagaagggaatctacagctgccctcagtgcaggaCGACTTTCACACCGAGGCCTGTCCTagagaaaaacaccatgttagcagagttagtggagcagctCAAGAAaactggactccaagctgctccagGTGATCACTGttatgctggacctgaagatgtggtctgtgatgtctgcactgggaggaagaggaaagccttcaagtcctgtctAAACTGTCCAGCCTcctactgtgagaaacacctccaacctcactatgatgcagctccattaaagaaacacaagctgatggagccctccaagaagctccaggagaacatgtgctctcgtcatgatgaggtgatgaagatgttctgtcgtactgatAGGCAGActatctgttatctctgctctgtggatgaacataaaggccatgACATAGTCTCAGCTGAAGCAGAAAAGACTGAgaggcagaaggaggtggaggtgactGTAGAAAACATCCTGCAGGGAATCGAGGCGAGACGGAAAGATGTGGAGCTGCTTAGACAGGAGCCGAAGGCCAtcgctcactctgctgataaaacagtggaggacagtcgggagatcttcactgagatgatccatctcctccagaaaagaagctctgatgtggagcagctggtcagatcccagcaaaaaactgaagagagtcgagtcaaagatgttcaggagaagctggagcagcagatcactgagctgGAGCGGACAGGCTCTGAGCTGATGCAGCTAttaaacacagaggatcacaGCCAGTTTCTGCACAACTACTACTCACTACCACCATCCTGTGAGTCTACACACTCCTCCAGCATCAAGATTCGTCCTCTGAGGTACTTTGATGACgtcaaagcagctgtgacagagaccagagagaaactacaggacattctgagagagacatggacagacatttccctgacagtgactgaagtggatgttttactgtcaCGACCAGAGCCAgagaccagagatgaattcctgaaatattcatgtgatatcacactggatccaaacacagcaaatgCAGAGCTGCTATTATCTAAGAGGAACACAAAAGTAACACTGAAGGATGAACAACAGTCTTATTatgatcatccagacagattcacttaTTGGAggcaggtcctgagtagagagagtttgactggacgttgttactgggaggtggagtggagaggaaaaggaggaagagtttATATAGCAGTCGCATACAAGAgtatcagcagagcagggagGTCAGATGAATGTAAATTTGGATTAaatgacaaatcttggtcaTTAAGTTGTGAGACAAACAAATTTCATCACAACAAAGTCGAAACTTCCATCTCAGGTTCTGTTTGCTacagagtaggagtgtacctgaatcacagagcaggtcttctgtccttctacagcatctctgaaaccatgactctcctccaccgAGTCCAGACCAGattcactcagcctctctatgCTGGACTTAGATTCCATGGTTCTGGATCCACTGCTGAGTTGATTTAA